The following coding sequences are from one Paenibacillus sp. FSL R5-0912 window:
- a CDS encoding DUF2614 family zinc ribbon-containing protein, which translates to MKFKSAKINAFRTWGLLLTMLGMGLMIMGTAGIVFWGSAGKVVAAIGLVIGLISMMASLAIYFWAGMLSTSAVQVECPECHKLTKMLGKTDRCMFCHTILTMDPAQATITAEELEVQQLKQ; encoded by the coding sequence ATGAAATTTAAATCGGCCAAAATCAACGCTTTTCGTACATGGGGACTGCTTCTTACGATGCTGGGTATGGGCCTTATGATTATGGGAACCGCAGGCATTGTATTCTGGGGGTCTGCAGGCAAGGTTGTCGCTGCTATCGGTCTCGTCATTGGTCTAATCTCCATGATGGCCAGTCTGGCCATCTACTTCTGGGCGGGCATGCTCTCAACCAGTGCTGTCCAGGTGGAATGTCCCGAATGCCATAAGCTGACCAAAATGCTTGGCAAAACGGACCGCTGTATGTTCTGTCACACCATCCTCACGATGGACCCTGCACAAGCCACAATTACCGCTGAAGAACTTGAAGTCCAGCAATTGAAGCAATAA
- a CDS encoding glycosyl hydrolase family 18 protein: MDRRQRQRRVKKRGSLFRRLLGLVIIAAAAFWVVYYVLPNRQHLDPDWKGLEKPVFVKGELTGYSASGTGDSLLLPLPLLQEYVDSSIRYEEKSKSVILSTDSSLLYMQEDSTAASLNNEPLQLRLAPEEKDGVTYLPADTLEDLYGFEVDEDSSTGAVLLMTAGETVPLGKVKGKEGGRTKALRSGDSVHAPILADMPPGATVRIWNSDIKGWLYVQLESGYTGFVKADDILADGNRTVVQQPVAPTRAERSWKGKPVNMFWEAVYERKPNPAKFADLPGINVVSPTWFSIIDVNGNVRSQADSAYVEWAHTQGMEVWGLLSNSFEADLTTEALSTYDRRMNTIVQMLKYADLYNLDGINIDFENVYTKDGPNVTQFMRELKPMAQSRNLIVSIDVTPKSNSEMWSLFLDRRALGAVSDFLIVMAYDEHWAASPVAGSVASLPWVRNSISRIIEEDEVPAEKLILGVPLYTRIWTEKTEKGENKVSSKAVSMNAVQEILAEKKLTPVLDKEAGQNYVEYKEEGALRKIWIEDKVSLAARVDLAQSFGLGGVASWNRSFANPEAWEALKAIVE, translated from the coding sequence TTGGACAGAAGACAGAGACAAAGACGCGTCAAAAAGCGTGGAAGTCTTTTTCGCCGCTTATTGGGACTTGTCATTATAGCTGCCGCAGCCTTTTGGGTTGTTTATTATGTATTACCGAACCGTCAGCATCTGGATCCGGATTGGAAGGGGCTGGAGAAGCCTGTTTTTGTTAAGGGAGAGCTTACCGGATACTCAGCCTCAGGTACAGGGGACAGCCTGCTATTACCACTGCCGCTATTACAGGAATACGTAGATTCATCTATCCGTTACGAGGAAAAGAGCAAGTCTGTGATTCTGTCGACAGACAGCAGTCTTTTATATATGCAGGAGGATTCAACAGCAGCAAGTTTGAACAATGAGCCCCTGCAGCTTCGTCTTGCGCCTGAAGAGAAGGATGGGGTGACATATCTTCCGGCAGATACACTGGAGGACTTATATGGCTTTGAGGTAGACGAGGATAGCAGTACCGGTGCCGTTCTGTTAATGACTGCCGGCGAAACGGTGCCGTTAGGCAAAGTGAAGGGTAAGGAAGGCGGACGGACCAAAGCGCTCCGCAGCGGAGACTCCGTACATGCGCCAATCCTTGCTGATATGCCGCCGGGAGCCACAGTGAGAATCTGGAATTCAGACATCAAAGGCTGGCTGTATGTGCAGCTGGAGAGCGGATATACAGGCTTCGTCAAGGCGGACGATATTCTAGCAGACGGGAATAGGACAGTAGTGCAGCAGCCTGTGGCTCCTACCCGTGCCGAACGCAGCTGGAAAGGAAAGCCCGTTAATATGTTCTGGGAGGCAGTCTACGAACGCAAGCCGAATCCTGCGAAATTTGCTGATTTGCCAGGAATTAATGTGGTTAGTCCAACCTGGTTCAGCATTATCGATGTTAATGGTAATGTACGCAGCCAGGCTGACAGCGCCTATGTAGAGTGGGCTCACACCCAGGGCATGGAGGTATGGGGACTGCTCAGCAACAGCTTTGAGGCAGACCTGACTACGGAGGCACTATCCACGTATGACAGACGGATGAATACAATTGTGCAAATGCTGAAGTATGCGGATCTGTACAACCTGGACGGTATTAATATCGACTTTGAGAATGTATACACCAAGGACGGACCTAATGTAACCCAGTTCATGCGGGAACTGAAGCCCATGGCACAGAGCCGGAATCTGATTGTCTCTATTGATGTAACACCGAAATCAAACAGTGAAATGTGGTCCTTGTTCCTGGATCGCCGGGCGCTTGGAGCCGTGTCGGATTTCCTGATTGTGATGGCTTACGATGAGCATTGGGCGGCCAGTCCGGTTGCCGGTTCTGTAGCTTCCCTGCCGTGGGTGAGGAATTCTATAAGCCGGATTATTGAAGAGGATGAAGTGCCTGCCGAGAAGCTGATTCTGGGGGTGCCATTGTACACTCGTATCTGGACCGAGAAGACCGAGAAAGGTGAAAACAAAGTAAGTTCCAAGGCCGTCAGTATGAATGCGGTTCAGGAGATACTTGCCGAGAAGAAGCTGACACCGGTTCTTGATAAGGAAGCAGGACAGAATTATGTGGAATACAAAGAAGAGGGTGCTCTGCGCAAAATATGGATTGAGGATAAAGTTTCGCTGGCAGCCAGAGTCGATCTGGCGCAGTCCTTCGGCCTTGGCGGGGTAGCCTCATGGAATCGGAGCTTTGCCAATCCGGAAGCGTGGGAAGCACTCAAAGCGATTGTTGAATAA
- a CDS encoding nucleotidyltransferase-like protein, translating to MELSNLTLLSGETFDENVLGAVALRQRGNDTFQSALLHDFDMMVLMLHEEQETERIITHTIAGDRRTQSVHVGLSALERAVMAGDNNELLTSLMSGEVIWDPKGILAEMRKELIQFQGPLKERVLFMEFSRFLHMYVKSKRYLEAGCTMDAYNCVLIALYHWARIEVSEAGYFPEPAVWGQVKNLNSPVHKLYEELTVSTETLEQRVELILLACEFALMSKMADCCAMLLHILSSRKEAWSIKELLQHSGLSQLQAELPLVLRKLVSRSLIREITSWAVEAGDGHAIRYTL from the coding sequence ATGGAACTGTCCAATTTGACCCTATTAAGTGGGGAGACATTTGATGAGAATGTTCTTGGAGCCGTTGCTTTGCGGCAAAGAGGCAATGATACATTTCAGAGCGCGCTGCTGCATGACTTTGATATGATGGTGCTCATGCTGCATGAGGAACAGGAGACAGAGCGAATTATAACCCACACCATTGCCGGGGACCGGCGGACGCAATCCGTGCATGTGGGTCTATCTGCTTTGGAACGCGCTGTGATGGCAGGGGACAATAATGAACTCCTTACCAGTTTAATGTCCGGTGAGGTGATCTGGGACCCTAAGGGAATATTGGCGGAGATGCGGAAGGAACTCATTCAGTTCCAAGGTCCGCTGAAAGAGCGGGTATTGTTTATGGAATTCTCCCGGTTCCTACATATGTATGTGAAGTCGAAACGTTACCTTGAAGCAGGCTGTACTATGGATGCTTATAACTGCGTGCTGATCGCTCTGTATCATTGGGCACGTATTGAAGTGAGCGAGGCCGGATATTTTCCGGAGCCCGCAGTGTGGGGACAGGTCAAAAATTTGAATTCTCCGGTTCATAAGTTATATGAAGAACTGACAGTAAGTACAGAAACGCTGGAGCAGAGAGTCGAACTGATTTTGCTGGCCTGCGAGTTTGCGTTAATGTCAAAAATGGCGGATTGTTGCGCCATGCTGCTCCATATCCTGAGCAGCCGCAAGGAGGCTTGGAGTATCAAGGAACTTCTGCAGCATTCAGGACTGAGCCAGCTCCAGGCAGAGCTACCGCTTGTTCTGCGCAAGCTTGTATCGCGTTCATTAATTAGAGAAATTACTTCTTGGGCTGTAGAGGCCGGGGACGGACATGCAATTCGGTATACCCTTTAG
- the gatB gene encoding Asp-tRNA(Asn)/Glu-tRNA(Gln) amidotransferase subunit GatB — protein MRLSMSKYETVIGLEVHVELHTKSKIFCGCSTEFGAPPNTHTCPVCLGHPGVLPVLNRQAVEYAMKAAMALNCTIGDVSKFDRKNYFYPDSPKAYQISQFDQPIGLNGWIDIEVNGETKRIGITRLHLEEDAGKLTHVDGGFASLVDFNRVGTPLIEIVSEPDLRSPEEARAYLEKIRAIMQYCDVSDVKMEEGSMRCDANISLRPEGQEEFGIRAELKNMNSFRGVLRGLEYEQFRQGEILDDGGIVVQETRRWDEAGGKTLSMRGKEEAHDYRYFPDPDLIVLHISESWKEQIRATIPELPDARQARYSEEFGLTPYDAGVLTSSKPLADFFEGSLAYTQDAKAVANWMMGDLLGYLNSNNLELSQVKITPQGLGEMIGLIAGGTISSKIAKTVFKEMLESGKLPTVIVEEQGLVQISDEGAIKKIVQDVIAANPQSVEDYKAGKKQAIGFLVGQVMKESKGKANPGLVNTLLADVLNS, from the coding sequence ATGAGATTATCTATGTCTAAATATGAAACGGTCATTGGGCTGGAAGTTCATGTGGAGCTTCATACCAAGTCCAAAATCTTCTGCGGGTGCTCCACAGAATTCGGCGCTCCGCCCAATACACATACCTGTCCGGTCTGTCTCGGCCACCCCGGTGTATTGCCGGTTCTTAACCGCCAGGCCGTAGAGTACGCGATGAAAGCCGCAATGGCGCTTAACTGTACGATTGGCGATGTCAGCAAATTCGACCGCAAAAACTATTTTTACCCCGATTCCCCGAAGGCCTACCAGATTTCGCAATTTGACCAGCCTATCGGCCTGAACGGCTGGATTGATATTGAAGTGAATGGAGAGACCAAACGGATCGGGATCACCCGTCTTCATCTGGAGGAAGATGCCGGTAAGCTGACTCATGTGGACGGTGGATTTGCTTCATTGGTTGACTTCAACCGGGTGGGTACTCCGCTTATTGAGATTGTCTCAGAGCCTGATCTGCGTTCGCCCGAAGAGGCGCGTGCTTATCTGGAGAAAATCCGCGCCATTATGCAGTACTGCGATGTATCCGATGTGAAGATGGAAGAGGGCTCGATGCGCTGCGATGCCAATATCAGCCTGCGGCCGGAAGGCCAGGAGGAATTCGGCATCCGGGCAGAGCTGAAGAACATGAACTCCTTCCGCGGCGTACTCCGAGGTTTGGAGTATGAGCAGTTCCGTCAAGGCGAGATTCTGGACGACGGGGGGATCGTTGTGCAGGAGACCCGCCGCTGGGATGAAGCTGGAGGCAAGACCTTGTCTATGCGCGGTAAAGAAGAAGCGCATGACTACCGTTATTTCCCGGATCCGGATCTTATCGTGCTGCATATTAGCGAGTCTTGGAAGGAACAGATCCGTGCCACCATTCCGGAGCTTCCGGATGCCCGGCAGGCCCGTTACAGTGAAGAATTTGGCCTGACTCCCTATGATGCCGGAGTGCTTACCTCATCCAAACCGCTCGCTGATTTCTTTGAGGGCAGTCTGGCCTACACCCAGGATGCCAAAGCTGTCGCTAACTGGATGATGGGAGACCTGCTGGGATATTTAAATAGCAATAATCTGGAATTATCCCAGGTGAAGATTACGCCGCAGGGGCTGGGTGAGATGATCGGCCTGATCGCAGGCGGAACCATCAGCAGCAAAATTGCCAAGACCGTCTTCAAAGAAATGCTGGAAAGCGGTAAGCTGCCGACAGTTATTGTTGAAGAGCAGGGGCTGGTCCAGATCAGTGATGAAGGGGCAATCAAAAAAATTGTCCAGGATGTGATCGCTGCTAATCCGCAATCTGTCGAAGACTACAAGGCCGGCAAGAAACAAGCGATCGGCTTCCTCGTGGGCCAGGTTATGAAAGAAAGCAAAGGAAAAGCAAACCCCGGTCTTGTTAACACACTGCTCGCTGACGTATTGAACAGCTAG
- a CDS encoding GNAT family N-acetyltransferase has translation MDTIVKLDLQDEITLDELWSLQHKAYRLEAEIIGFRDIPPLLETRDMLSRVKEDFYGCLDDNEELMGAVAVMEEAPGKLTVTRMMVSPDHFRQGVAGRMLEFIFARYGEMEQFIVSTGKLNIPAVTLYTKHGFIPAGVEEVAPGVELIEFHRSGRIE, from the coding sequence ATGGATACAATAGTGAAGCTGGATCTGCAGGATGAGATAACGCTGGATGAGCTCTGGAGTCTTCAGCATAAGGCGTACCGCCTGGAAGCGGAGATCATAGGGTTCCGTGATATTCCGCCGCTGCTGGAGACGAGAGACATGCTGAGCCGGGTTAAAGAGGACTTCTACGGCTGTCTCGACGACAATGAGGAGCTCATGGGGGCTGTTGCAGTGATGGAAGAGGCTCCCGGTAAGCTGACCGTTACACGCATGATGGTAAGTCCGGATCATTTTCGCCAAGGGGTGGCGGGCAGAATGTTAGAATTTATCTTTGCCCGTTATGGGGAAATGGAACAGTTTATCGTATCAACGGGGAAGCTGAATATTCCGGCAGTAACGCTCTACACCAAACACGGGTTTATTCCTGCAGGTGTTGAAGAGGTAGCTCCGGGTGTGGAGCTGATAGAATTTCACCGGAGCGGCAGGATTGAATGA
- a CDS encoding DUF4097 family beta strand repeat-containing protein produces MNSGQHDHENNPVQDEEKEADLQEAEAGGEPKAPYIPPRQKRRPRKRKFIAGLLAAVIPGMGHLYLGLLRKGISFIFLILLDIVALLYFSSIGMQINVPLLILLALLIPALYFYNVFDVLQSADRILRFPEEHDPELSDMKDSAKNAGRRVRISEPGVSFGLLLLFGGTLLFLFRQKPPWLQVFIENSAGATVAVLLMILGLLLGVREIAKDSGARLSKERRSRRVGRYTASAVLIAVGVLLLVDWREGTDYMMLLLKWWPVIPVLWGAEYLLIHFFSRRRSQNATIARARMDLRGLFSAILLSACVFIVTEQEHYLHLWNRVSLNLTVAAVDYGEAEGSRYEKAPLIVPVELNTSGINIDAINGDILIHRAPVEDIEITATVWVDQLDGVLAESIADQSFVDVTEDTTIKITPQGKAYGESGKRQPRIDLDISLPEDRRFDLGVRTMNGGITLQNVEAISDISLETGNGELILHRIYGNVKGKTLNGAVRARNVQGSVELTTSGGDMGAWEVSGALKLSSAVGNISATDSGDALDLSTKNGNVEVAGARSKLHAESLNGRINIRSNDFGGDWDIYSAVGDIDLYLPLTGNYTVEGSSGYGDIVTDLPGLVIDKKNLSGQSGTGEFKLRVDGNSNLNVSKY; encoded by the coding sequence ATGAATTCAGGTCAACATGATCATGAGAATAATCCCGTGCAGGATGAAGAGAAGGAAGCTGATTTGCAGGAAGCTGAAGCTGGCGGAGAACCTAAGGCCCCTTATATCCCTCCCCGCCAAAAGCGGCGTCCCCGCAAACGCAAATTTATAGCCGGCCTGCTGGCTGCAGTTATTCCCGGCATGGGACATCTGTATCTCGGGCTGCTCCGTAAAGGAATTTCGTTTATTTTTCTTATTCTGCTGGATATTGTAGCGCTACTGTACTTCTCATCTATCGGGATGCAGATCAATGTACCGCTTCTAATTTTGCTGGCGCTCCTGATCCCGGCATTGTACTTCTATAATGTGTTCGATGTGCTCCAGTCTGCAGACCGGATATTGCGCTTCCCTGAAGAGCATGACCCTGAACTATCGGATATGAAGGATTCTGCGAAGAATGCAGGGCGCCGGGTGAGAATCAGCGAGCCGGGGGTTTCCTTTGGTCTGCTGCTGCTCTTTGGCGGGACACTGCTCTTCCTCTTCCGCCAGAAGCCGCCCTGGCTTCAAGTGTTCATTGAGAACTCCGCTGGTGCAACCGTAGCGGTTCTGCTGATGATTCTGGGCCTGCTGCTGGGTGTACGGGAGATTGCTAAGGACTCAGGCGCACGTCTGAGCAAGGAACGGCGGAGCCGGCGTGTGGGCAGATACACTGCATCCGCAGTACTGATTGCTGTCGGAGTTCTGTTGCTCGTGGATTGGCGTGAAGGAACAGATTATATGATGCTGCTGCTGAAATGGTGGCCTGTCATTCCGGTATTATGGGGAGCGGAGTATTTGTTAATTCACTTCTTTTCCCGCCGCCGCAGCCAGAATGCTACTATTGCCAGAGCCCGTATGGACCTGCGCGGACTGTTCTCGGCTATCCTGCTCTCGGCATGCGTATTTATCGTAACGGAGCAGGAGCATTATCTGCATCTGTGGAACCGGGTTAGTCTTAATTTGACTGTAGCGGCAGTTGATTATGGAGAAGCTGAAGGAAGCCGTTATGAGAAGGCTCCGCTTATTGTTCCAGTTGAACTGAATACGTCTGGAATCAACATTGATGCGATTAACGGAGATATTCTGATCCACCGGGCTCCAGTGGAGGATATTGAGATTACAGCAACAGTCTGGGTGGATCAGTTGGACGGCGTACTTGCCGAATCCATAGCGGATCAGTCTTTTGTCGATGTGACAGAAGACACGACGATCAAGATCACTCCCCAGGGGAAGGCGTACGGTGAATCCGGCAAACGCCAGCCGCGGATAGATCTGGACATTTCCCTCCCCGAGGACCGCCGGTTTGATCTGGGGGTCCGTACGATGAACGGCGGTATTACTCTGCAGAACGTGGAGGCTATTTCAGATATTTCTCTGGAGACAGGGAACGGGGAACTTATTCTGCACCGTATTTACGGCAATGTAAAAGGTAAAACCCTCAATGGAGCAGTACGCGCCAGAAACGTACAGGGGAGTGTTGAACTGACTACAAGCGGTGGTGATATGGGGGCCTGGGAGGTTAGCGGGGCTCTGAAGCTCTCATCGGCAGTTGGTAATATATCGGCAACGGATAGCGGAGATGCGCTGGATCTGTCCACGAAGAACGGCAATGTGGAGGTAGCCGGAGCCAGATCGAAGCTGCATGCCGAATCTTTGAATGGCAGAATCAACATTCGTTCGAACGACTTCGGCGGAGACTGGGATATCTACAGTGCTGTCGGAGATATCGATCTCTACTTGCCGCTTACGGGTAATTATACGGTGGAGGGCTCAAGCGGGTACGGGGATATTGTAACGGACCTGCCGGGACTTGTAATCGACAAAAAAAACCTCTCCGGCCAGAGCGGAACGGGTGAGTTCAAGCTTCGTGTGGATGGAAACAGCAATCTAAATGTGAGCAAATATTGA
- a CDS encoding Fur family transcriptional regulator has product MGSGVQHALEQLKTTGVRITPQRHAILTYLMEAMNHPTADDIYRALEPQFPSMSVATVYNNLKMFIEAGMVRELTYGDNSSRFDANVSDHYHVICQECGKIEDFSYSSLHEVEERAELATGFKIHGLRMELYGVCKCCNEKQH; this is encoded by the coding sequence ATGGGTAGTGGCGTACAGCATGCATTGGAGCAACTGAAGACAACCGGTGTCCGTATTACGCCTCAGCGTCATGCGATTCTTACGTACCTGATGGAAGCGATGAATCATCCTACGGCAGACGATATTTACCGAGCGCTTGAGCCTCAGTTTCCCAGTATGAGTGTGGCAACGGTGTATAACAATCTTAAGATGTTTATAGAAGCGGGTATGGTCCGCGAGCTGACCTACGGTGATAATTCCAGCCGTTTCGATGCCAATGTGTCTGATCATTATCATGTCATCTGCCAGGAATGCGGTAAGATTGAGGATTTCAGCTATTCTTCTCTCCATGAGGTAGAGGAGCGTGCCGAATTGGCTACAGGCTTTAAGATTCATGGATTACGTATGGAACTGTATGGTGTTTGCAAATGCTGCAACGAGAAGCAGCACTAA